One Aspergillus oryzae RIB40 DNA, chromosome 2 genomic window carries:
- a CDS encoding uncharacterized protein (predicted protein) translates to MYRRSVFTNITPLPSYITRETVVEALHNHAEMIELNPLVIRHQPCRPPSFSPADEFHCTWYEMTDRISYLPGGLVQGNVSYAGCFYDLPRGLQTHVYAPTGLDIREKWSVCGNMPGEPREPVELGIPDAPREGLYLREDVNMRSQIWATAFVKRTLKRAHAVLVDRLVIKADLEKQRKDSISGLPTDSSMPKPASPSYYQKSSHEEDSMSPQQNRWSTTSDIAEVPGSLQAGQRLDERRGQSVYELE, encoded by the coding sequence TGTACAGACGAAGTGTCTTCACTAACATCACGCCCCTCCCATCCTATATCACGCGGGAGACCGTCGTGGAAGCTCTCCACAATCATGCCGAAATGATTGAACTCAACCCACTGGTGATCCGTCATCAGCCGTGTCGCCCGCCATCCTTTTCGCCTGCCGATGAATTCCATTGCACTTGGTACGAGATGACCGACCGAATCTCCTACCTACCGGGCGGGCTGGTCCAGGGCAATGTGTCCTATGCAGGGTGTTTTTACGACCTCCCGCGGGGCCTCCAGACGCATGTCTATGCTCCGACCGGCTTGGACATCCGGGAGAAATGGTCGGTCTGTGGGAATATGCCTGGGGAGCCGCGAGAGCCCGTCGAGCTGGGCATTCCCGATGCACCCCGAGAAGGGCTGTACCTCCGCGAAGATGTGAATATGCGCTCGCAGATTTGGGCCACCGCGTTTGTAAAACGGACGCTCAAGAGGGCCCATGCGGTACTCGTGGATCGGTTGGTCATCAAAGCGGATCtggaaaagcaaaggaaggaTTCAATATCAGGTCTTCCAACCGACTCGTCCATGCCCAAGCCGGCCAGTCCGTCCTACTACCAAAAGTCATCCCATGAGGAAGATTCGATGTCGCCACAGCAGAACCGCTGGTCAACGACCAGTGACATTGCTGAAGTCCCTGGGTCGTTGCAGGCGGGGCAGCGACTCGATGAACGACGAGGTCAATCCGTGTATGAACTCGAATAG